The genome window AAACAGGCATGGCGCATTTGCTGGAACACATGGTATTTAAAGGCACGCCCAAGCATCCGAACATTCCACAGGAGCTCACAGAGCATGGAACCAGACCGAACGGAACGACCTGGTATGACCGCACCAATTACTACGAAACATTCTCGGCAACCGAAGAAAACCTGAAATGGGCGCTCGACCTGGAATCCGACAGGATGGTGAATTCTTTCATTGCCAAGAAAGACCTGGACAGCGAATTCAGCGTGGTACGCAATGAGTTTGAATCGGGAGAAAACAGCCCGTTCCGTGTTTTGATGGAGCGTGTGATTTCGGGTGCATTTCTTTGGCATAACTATGGAAAATCGACCATCGGAAACCGCTCCGACATTGAAAGGGTGCCGATTGAAAATTTACAGGCTTTTTATAAAAAATATTACCAGCCGGACAATGCAGTCCTGACGGTTGCGGGAAAAATTGACGAAGCCAAAACGTTGGCAATGATCAATGATTATTTTGGTAAAATCGCAAAACCGGAACGTGTATTACCCAAGTCCTACACCTCTGAACCGACGCAGGACGGAGAGCGTTTTGTGGAGCTGAAAAGGACAGGCGATGTGCAAATGCTCATGGCAGCTTACCACATTATGCCCGGCTCGCATGCCGACTATCCCGCCATGGAAGTGCTTACCGAGCTGTTAACTGCTGAACCCAACGGCCGGCTTTACAAAAATCTGGTGAATACAAAGAAGGCTTCATCTGAATTCGGATTCAGCTTTCAGTTGTTTGATCCGGGATTTGTGCTTTTTGGAGCCGAGGTTTTAAAGGAAAAATCGCTGGATGAAGCTAAAAAAGCATTTACCGCCACATTGGATTCGGCAGCAGTTCTGAAACCCTCCAAAGAAGACATTGAACGTGCGAAAACGACCATTTTGAAAAACTGGGACCTGGAATTCCGTAATTCCGAAAGGGTAGGACTGAGCATCAGCGAAGCCATTGCAACTGGCGACTGGCGGCTTGCATTTCTTTTCCGGGATAACATTCGGAAAGTTTCGCCGGAGGACGTCTTCCGCGTTGCACAATATTACTTCCGTCCGTCCAACCGCACATTAGGAACATTCGTGCCGGAATCCAACCCGGTAAGGGCTGAAATCCCGGAAGCGCCGAATGTAGCGGAATTGGTGAAAGGCTATAAAGGTGAAGCCGTTGTAGCAGAAGGAGAGGCATTTGATCCGTCGCCAATGAATGTGGAATCCCGCACGACGCGCGTTGAAAAGCCTAATGCCATTGAAATAGCCCTGCTTCCCAAAACGACTAGGGGCAATGTCGTCGCAGCTAAAATCATATTGCGCTACGGGGATGAAAAGAGCCTGATGAACAAAGCGACCATTTCCGATCTTACGGGGTCCATGCTCGATAAGGGCACAAAAACTAAGACAAGACAGCAGCTGAAAGACGAATTCGACCGGCTGAAAGCGCGGGTTAGTTTCTTCGGGATCAATAACCAGGCTGGGGCGAACATTGAAACGACAAAAGAAAACCTGCCTGCTGTAATGAAGCTGGTGGCGGAAGTTTTGAAAAACCCTGCTTTTGATGAAACAGAATTTGAAAAACTAAAACAGGAGGAACTGGCCGGAATCGAATCGCAGCGGAGTGAGCCGCAGGCGATTGCATTCAACCAGTATCGCCGCATTGTAACGCCCTATCCAAAAGGGGACATTCGTTACGTGGGAACATTTGATGAAGATCTGGAGAGCATTAAGGCCACAACTATTGACCAGATCAAGCAGTTCCACAAAGATTTTTATGGTGCCAACAATGCTTCTGCAACGGTTGTAGGAGATTTCGACAAAGCGGCACTTCAAAAGATCATTAATGACGAATTCGGAACCTGGAAAAGTGCGAAACCATTTACACGCGTTGCTTCCCCTTATGTAGCTGTGAAAGCAGAAAATAAAATGGTGGAAACGCCGGACAAAGCCAACGCCATGTTTATAGCGGGCCTTAATATGCCTCTGCAAGACACAGACCCGGATTATCCGGCATTGGTGATCGGTAATTATCTTTTGGGCGGAGGCTTTTTGAACTCCCGGCTTGCCACACGCATTCGCCAGAAAGATGGGTTAAGCTATGGTGTAGGATCACAATTCTCTGCAAGTTCCTTGGATAAAAGCGGCACATTTATGTCCTATGCGATTTACGCACCTCAAAATGCAGAGAAGCTGGAAGCTGCATTCAAAGAAGAGATCGAGAAAGCAATGAAGGAAGGTTTTACGGCAGAGGAATTGAAGGCGGCGAAATCGGGTTACCTGCAATCCCGGCAGGTAGGACGCTCGCAGGATGCTTCACTGACCAACACATTGGCAAACAACCTTTACCTTAACCGGACTATGCAGTGGGATGCAGATTTTGAGAAGAAGATCGAAGCATTGACCCCGGAGCAAATCAAATCTGCATTTAATAAACACATTGATTACAACAAGCTGGTAATCATTAAGGCGGGTGATTTTGCAAAGGCCAAAAAAGGAGCGCCTGCTGCCGCTGCGCCTGCACCGCTGGGTGGAAGCGAGAAGAAATAGAGGCATTTAATATTAAGGAAGAATTAAACCGGCGGCAAATTGCTGCCGGTTTCTGCTTTTAAAGCAGTACATCTTTATCTTTGCCCAGTATACAAGGAAACCTTTATCGCTACAATGCCTCTCCAATGAAATTGATAAAAAACCTGACATTAAGATTACTGATTGCAGGACTCATCATCAGCCCCTCCGTTTTTAGTCAATCCAAAACAAAACCTGCCACGGCTAGCCCTGGCAAACTTGCCCGGCCGAAGCTGGTTGTGGGCATCGTGGTGGATCAGATGCGCTATGATTATCTGTATCGCTATTACGACAAATACAAAGAAGGCGGTTTGAAGAGATTGATGAATGAGGGTTTCAATTGCCGGAACAACCATTATCATTATGCATTAACCGTCACTGCCGCAGGACATTCGGCTGTTTACACAGGTTCGCTGCCAGCCATTAACGGCATTGTCGGGAACGACTGGTACGATGCGCAAGCCGCCAAAACGGTCTACTGCACAGATGACAGCACGGTAGCAACCGTAGGAAGCAACAATGGGGCAGTGGGCAAAATGTCGCCGCGCAACCTGCTCACCAGCACCGTAACGGACCAGTTGCGGATTGCAACCAATTTTCGTTCAAAAACAATTGGTGTAGCCATTAAGGACCGCGCTTCCATTTTGCCAGCCGGACATGCCGCATCAGGCGCTTACTGGTTCGATTCAAAAACAGGGAATTTCGTAACAAGCACGTATTACCGCGACAACTTGCCGGATTGGGTGACTGCATACAATAATCGAAAAATGCCTTCGGAATACTCCAAAGCGGGCTGGAAATTGTTGTTGCCCGTTGAGGAATACACGCAGAGCACAGCGGATGATGTGGTTTGGGAAGGTAAAATTTCCGGCGAGCCAAAATCCATTTTCCCGCATGAGCTTATCGGAACTGCCGGTGATGCTTACACAGTGATCACCACTTCTCCATGGGGCAACACCATGACCAAGGATATGGCGATTGCGGCTATTAAGGGTGAAAATCTGGGTAAGGGAGCGGATACCGACTTTCTGGCCGTAAGCTTTTCAACGCCTGACCGGATCGGCCATGCATTCGGACCTAATTCTGTTGAACAGGAAGATAATTATCTGAAACTGGATATGGAATTCGCTGACCTATTTAATTTCCTGGATACATGGACTGGAAAGGGCAATTACACAGTTTTCCTGACAGCGGATCACGGGGCTATGGATGTGCCTGCATTCTGGAAAGAAAACAAGCTGCCCGCTGGCTTAATGAGTGCGACAGCATTGACGCGTGCTGTTGTGAAATCATTGAATGATGCCTATGGAGAAGGCGATTACATTTCGGCTTTTGAAAATTATCAGCTTTACCTTAACAAAGCGCTTTTGAAGGAAAAGAAGGTAAGCGTTGCTGATGCTTACCAGATTGTGCGCACCGCATTGCTGCCTATGGAAGGCGTTGCCGATGTCTTGAACCTGACGGACATTAACCGTGCTCCCTTGAATACATATCAACTGGAAATGTATAAGAACAATATTCACGCGAAGCGGACCGGAGATATTCAGGTGATTGTGCAGCCGGGCTGGTTCGCATCTTCGTATGCAACGGGAACGGATCATGGAACGCCCTATAATTATGATACGCACGTGCCGTTCCTGCTTTATGGTTGGGGTGTGAATAAAGGTGAAACATTGCGCCGGACGACCATTGCGGACATTGCACCGACGATTTCTGCATTGCTGCACATCCTGCCGCCGAGCGGCAATGTGGGCAACCCCGTTGAAGAAGCATTGAAAAAGTAGTTTTATGCCTTGCAGTCTTTATTGGTTGCAAGGTTTTTTGTTTAATAAATATTCCTAAACCGTGAGAAAAATTTGCTTCAAAGCAATGCTGGTGCTGCTTTCTGTATCTGCATTTGCCCAAACCCCTAAAAAAACAACGCCTAAATCATCTCCACTCGCGCGGCCTAAACTCGTGGTTGGTATTGTTGTGGATCAGATGCGTTACGATTATTTGTATCGCTATTACGATCAATATCAGGAGGGTGGTTTTAAAAGAATGATGAATGAGGGTTTCAACTGCCGGAACAATCATTACAGTTATGCACTAACCGTGACTGCTGCCGGTCACGCATCGGCCTATACTGGCTCGGTGCCTGCGATCAACGGCATCGTGGGCAATGAATGGTTTGACCCCATTACCAGGCAAAGCATTTATTGCGTGGAAGACAGCACAGTGAAAACGGTAGGAAGCAATAATCCATCGGTGGGCAAAATGTCGCCGAGGAACTTGCTGACAAGCACGGTGTCTGACCAGCTTAGGATTGCTACTAACTTCCGTAACAAAACGATTGCGGTAGCGATCAAGGATAGAGGCTCTATTCTGCCTGGCGGGCATACCGCCAACGGTTCATATTGGTTTGATTCCAAAACCGGGAACTGGGTGACGAGCACCTATTATATGGACGACCTGCCGCAGTGGGTGAAGGATTATAATGCCAAAAAAATGCCTTCGGCCTATCTGCAAAAAGGCTGGCAATTGCTGCTTTCTGCGGATAGTTACGGACAGAGCTCGCCGGACGATGTAGATTGGGAAGGCAAATTGCCTGGTGCCAAAAGGCCTGTTTTCCCCTATGACCTGGCTGGTTTGGCTGGCGATGCATTTGGTGTGGTCACGGATACGCCGTGGGGTAACACGATTACGAAAGAAATGGCCATTGAGGCGATTAAGGGAGAAAATCTGGGGAAAGGAAAGGATACGGATTTCCTGGCGATCAGCTTTTCATCGACAGACAAGATCGGGCATAGGGTAGGGCCTAACTCCGTGGAACAGCAAGACGACTTCCTGCGCCTGGACCGCGAATTCGCGGAGCTTTTCGGCTTCCTGGACAGCTGGGTGGGCAAGGGCGAATACACCGTTTTCCTGACAGCCGATCACGGCGTTGTGGACGTTCCGGGATTTGCAGCGGCGCATAAGCTTCCTGCCGGGCTGGTCGAACGCAGGGTTGTAAATGCGACCGTCGATAAAGCATTGGATGACGCATTTGGTAAAGAAAAATACGTTCTGAGCAGAGAAAATAACCAGTTGTATTTCGATCACGCCCTTTTGCGGAAAAATAAAATAACCGTTGCTATGGCGACAGAAGTGATCCGGGAAGCATTGCTTAAAGTCCCTGGCGTAGCAGACGTTTTGAACCTGACGGATATGGGAAAGGCGCCTTTGAACACCTATCAGCTTGAACTTTACAAAAACAATGTGAATGCAAAGCGCAGCGGCGATATTCAGATCCTTGCCGAGCCGGGATGGTTTTACGGAACGCCGACGGGAACTTCCCATGGAACACCCTACAATTACGACACGCAGGTGCCTTTCCTTATGTTTGGTTGGGGGATAAATAAAGGGGAAACGTTGCGCCGGACTTCGGTTTCGGACATTGCGCCTACTATTTCTGCATTGTTGCACATTTTGCCAGCCAGCGGCAACATTGGAAATCCGGTGGAGGAGGCGATTAAGAAGTAAGTTGTTACATAAAAAGAGGCTGCATAGGGGAGCTGATCCCTGCTATGCAGCCTCTTTTTGTTAATTTCTGGTTGACCTTATTCAGGATTCTTCGACAATGAGCAGAATTCCGTCTGCTTTTTTAATCACCACTTTACTTCCGGCTGTGATGGAGGTGTGGTTTTCGGAGTTGGCTTTCCATTCTGCGCCACGGTAATAGATTTTTCCTTCCCCCTGGGCCGGAATGTCCTTGATTACCATGGCCGTTTCACCTACAAACTCATTGTATTCCGCCGCGCCTTTACGGTCCAGCAACCGCCGCGCATGCTTGCGTAACACGAGCATAGAGACCAGCGAAATAACAGAGAAAGCAATAATCTGACTTTCAGTGCTGCCGAGCAGGCCTATGGCGGCCAGCAAGGAGGTGAACAATGCACCGATCGCGAAAAACACGAAAACAAGTAAAACACTGACCAGTTCTGCAATTAGCATGATCAGTCCGACGATGAGCCATATTTGCGGCAAAGACAAATCCATACTATTTCTTTTGTTCTGATTTAACAACAGTAAGCGCGGTGGCGATCAATGATCCCATATCTGCCAGGTTGGCGGGCAGAATAAGCGTATTGCCTGCCTTAGCCAGCTTGCCAAATTGTTCCACATAATTTTCGGCCACTTTGAGCTGCACCGCCTCCACGCCACCTTCCACTTGAATGGCCTGGGCCACCAGCCTGATGCTTTCCGCTGTGGCTTCCGCCACCGAGCGCAACGCCGCTGCTTCCCCTTCCGCCTCATTAATCTGTCTCAACCTGAGACCTTCCGATTCCAAAACCACTTTTTGTTTCTGACCTTCGGCAACATTGATCGCCGCCTGCTTCTCACCGTCGGACTGCAAAATTACAGCCCTTCTTTCCCTTTCTGCCTGCATTTGTTTTTCCATAGCAATCAAAACGCTCTGGGGTGGCGTGATATTCTTGATCTCGTAACGTAAAACTTTCACACCCCAGCCCGTAGCCGCCTCGTCAATGGATTCTACGACGGCACGGTTAATGGTCATCCGTTCTTCGAATGTTTTGTCCAGATCAAGTTTTCCTATTTCACTGCGCATG of Dyadobacter chenhuakuii contains these proteins:
- a CDS encoding M16 family metallopeptidase, with amino-acid sequence MVMNFKRRNAFRGKAVIGLLLTSLIAAPSFSQDLPKGVKKVTSVEGITEYNLENGLKVLMFPDPSKPTITVNVTYLVGSRHEGYGETGMAHLLEHMVFKGTPKHPNIPQELTEHGTRPNGTTWYDRTNYYETFSATEENLKWALDLESDRMVNSFIAKKDLDSEFSVVRNEFESGENSPFRVLMERVISGAFLWHNYGKSTIGNRSDIERVPIENLQAFYKKYYQPDNAVLTVAGKIDEAKTLAMINDYFGKIAKPERVLPKSYTSEPTQDGERFVELKRTGDVQMLMAAYHIMPGSHADYPAMEVLTELLTAEPNGRLYKNLVNTKKASSEFGFSFQLFDPGFVLFGAEVLKEKSLDEAKKAFTATLDSAAVLKPSKEDIERAKTTILKNWDLEFRNSERVGLSISEAIATGDWRLAFLFRDNIRKVSPEDVFRVAQYYFRPSNRTLGTFVPESNPVRAEIPEAPNVAELVKGYKGEAVVAEGEAFDPSPMNVESRTTRVEKPNAIEIALLPKTTRGNVVAAKIILRYGDEKSLMNKATISDLTGSMLDKGTKTKTRQQLKDEFDRLKARVSFFGINNQAGANIETTKENLPAVMKLVAEVLKNPAFDETEFEKLKQEELAGIESQRSEPQAIAFNQYRRIVTPYPKGDIRYVGTFDEDLESIKATTIDQIKQFHKDFYGANNASATVVGDFDKAALQKIINDEFGTWKSAKPFTRVASPYVAVKAENKMVETPDKANAMFIAGLNMPLQDTDPDYPALVIGNYLLGGGFLNSRLATRIRQKDGLSYGVGSQFSASSLDKSGTFMSYAIYAPQNAEKLEAAFKEEIEKAMKEGFTAEELKAAKSGYLQSRQVGRSQDASLTNTLANNLYLNRTMQWDADFEKKIEALTPEQIKSAFNKHIDYNKLVIIKAGDFAKAKKGAPAAAAPAPLGGSEKK
- the pafA gene encoding alkaline phosphatase PafA, whose translation is MKLIKNLTLRLLIAGLIISPSVFSQSKTKPATASPGKLARPKLVVGIVVDQMRYDYLYRYYDKYKEGGLKRLMNEGFNCRNNHYHYALTVTAAGHSAVYTGSLPAINGIVGNDWYDAQAAKTVYCTDDSTVATVGSNNGAVGKMSPRNLLTSTVTDQLRIATNFRSKTIGVAIKDRASILPAGHAASGAYWFDSKTGNFVTSTYYRDNLPDWVTAYNNRKMPSEYSKAGWKLLLPVEEYTQSTADDVVWEGKISGEPKSIFPHELIGTAGDAYTVITTSPWGNTMTKDMAIAAIKGENLGKGADTDFLAVSFSTPDRIGHAFGPNSVEQEDNYLKLDMEFADLFNFLDTWTGKGNYTVFLTADHGAMDVPAFWKENKLPAGLMSATALTRAVVKSLNDAYGEGDYISAFENYQLYLNKALLKEKKVSVADAYQIVRTALLPMEGVADVLNLTDINRAPLNTYQLEMYKNNIHAKRTGDIQVIVQPGWFASSYATGTDHGTPYNYDTHVPFLLYGWGVNKGETLRRTTIADIAPTISALLHILPPSGNVGNPVEEALKK
- the pafA gene encoding alkaline phosphatase PafA, which encodes MLVLLSVSAFAQTPKKTTPKSSPLARPKLVVGIVVDQMRYDYLYRYYDQYQEGGFKRMMNEGFNCRNNHYSYALTVTAAGHASAYTGSVPAINGIVGNEWFDPITRQSIYCVEDSTVKTVGSNNPSVGKMSPRNLLTSTVSDQLRIATNFRNKTIAVAIKDRGSILPGGHTANGSYWFDSKTGNWVTSTYYMDDLPQWVKDYNAKKMPSAYLQKGWQLLLSADSYGQSSPDDVDWEGKLPGAKRPVFPYDLAGLAGDAFGVVTDTPWGNTITKEMAIEAIKGENLGKGKDTDFLAISFSSTDKIGHRVGPNSVEQQDDFLRLDREFAELFGFLDSWVGKGEYTVFLTADHGVVDVPGFAAAHKLPAGLVERRVVNATVDKALDDAFGKEKYVLSRENNQLYFDHALLRKNKITVAMATEVIREALLKVPGVADVLNLTDMGKAPLNTYQLELYKNNVNAKRSGDIQILAEPGWFYGTPTGTSHGTPYNYDTQVPFLMFGWGINKGETLRRTSVSDIAPTISALLHILPASGNIGNPVEEAIKK
- a CDS encoding NfeD family protein, which produces MDLSLPQIWLIVGLIMLIAELVSVLLVFVFFAIGALFTSLLAAIGLLGSTESQIIAFSVISLVSMLVLRKHARRLLDRKGAAEYNEFVGETAMVIKDIPAQGEGKIYYRGAEWKANSENHTSITAGSKVVIKKADGILLIVEES
- a CDS encoding SPFH domain-containing protein, whose protein sequence is MTTPLIVLLVLVVFTILMTVKVIPQQTAYIMERLGKFYAVLQPGINFIIPFFDRIAYKYTLKETAIDIPEQICITRDNVQVRMDGVIFIQVIDPKKAAYGIADYTFAVIQLAQTTMRSEIGKLDLDKTFEERMTINRAVVESIDEAATGWGVKVLRYEIKNITPPQSVLIAMEKQMQAERERRAVILQSDGEKQAAINVAEGQKQKVVLESEGLRLRQINEAEGEAAALRSVAEATAESIRLVAQAIQVEGGVEAVQLKVAENYVEQFGKLAKAGNTLILPANLADMGSLIATALTVVKSEQKK